A stretch of Scheffersomyces stipitis CBS 6054 chromosome 2, complete sequence DNA encodes these proteins:
- a CDS encoding predicted protein codes for MSEQKLTKKQRKALEFRSEKSKEERAEEKEEKKRAREKEENKDEQPKKKRKTRRGKKGKGANGGKGPRFILFVGNLPYDIEQTELLSHFKNSNPDRIRLRQDKGIAFLEFDNDTQEIQSKMELALKMHHSTLRNRKINVELTVGGGGNSENRLNKLKEKNEKLLEERRAKVKEDIKKKSKEATSTAPASSASIHPSRAALIG; via the exons ATGTCAGAGCAGAAGTTAACcaagaaacagagaaagGCTTTGGAATTCCGTCTGGAAAAGTCTaaggaagaaagagccgaagaaaaggaagagaaaaagagagcCAGAGAAAAAGAGGAAAATA aagatgaacagcccaagaaaaagagaaaaactAGAAGAGGAAAGAAGGGAAAGGGAGCCAATGGAGGAAAGGGGCCCCGtttcattctttttgtAGGCAATTTGCCATATGACATTGAGCAGACAGAGCTTTTGTCTCATTTCAAGAACAGCAATCCTGACAGAATAAGACTCAGACAAGACAAGGGTATAGCGTTTTTGGAGTTCGACAACGATACTCAGGAGATCCAGAGTAAGATGGAATTGGCATTGAAGATGCACCATTCTACACTTCGAAACCGTAAGATCAATGTTGAGTTGACTGTAGGTGGAGGAGGTAACTCTGAAAATAGactcaacaagttgaaagaaaagaacgAGAAATTATTAGAGGAAAGAAGAGCTAAGGTCAAGGAAGATATCaaaaagaagtcaaaggAAGCCACATCTACGGCTCCAGCATCATCTGCATCCATTCATCCATCCAGAGCAGCATTGATTGGTTAG
- the RAC1 gene encoding RHO small monomeric GTPase signal transduction (go_funtion GTP binding~go_process small GTPase mediated signal transduction), which yields MRSIKSVVVGDGGVGKTCLLISYTTNTFPNDYIPTVFDNYSASVMIDGEPIKLGLWDTAGQAEYDRLRPLSYPQTEIFLVCFSVISPDSFHNVKSKWIPEILHHSPKDILILLVGTKIDLRDDLHVLDELNDKNLKAINVEQGNKLAREVGAITYLECSAATQVGVKEIFDYAIRAVLDPPTRGDYVAASSQGQGSGPTKSSSVAPVNASKGGNRRIKKAKRCTIL from the coding sequence ATGAGAAGTATCAAATCTGTTGTCGTTGGTGATGGTGGTGTTGGTAAGACCTGTTTGTTGATTTCCTATACCACCAATACCTTCCCAAATGATTATATTCCCACTGTGTTCGACAACTACTCGGCCTCAGTGATGATTGATGGTGAGCCCATCAAGCTTGGTTTGTGGGATACCGCTGGTCAGGCAGAATACGATAGATTGAGACCCTTGTCGTATCCACAGACagaaatcttcttggtgTGCTTTTCAGTCATAAGTCCCGATTCCTTCCACAACGTGAAATCCAAATGGATACCAGAAATATTGCATCACTCGCCTAAGGACatattgatcttgttggtcGGTACAAAGATCGACTTGAGGGACGATTTGCATGTATTGGATGAATTGAACgacaagaatttgaaggCTATCAACGTAGAACAGGGTAACAAGTTGGCAAGAGAAGTCGGTGCTATCACTTACTTGGAATGCTCGGCTGCCACTCAGGTTGGTGTTAAGGAAATCTTTGACTATGCCATCAGAGCAGTTTTGGACCCTCCCACCAGAGGCGACTACGTTGCTGCTTCTTCGCAGGGTCAGGGTTCTGGTCCAACCAAATCCAGCAGTGTTGCTCCTGTTAACGCTAGCAAGGGAGGCAATAGaagaatcaagaaagcTAAGAGATGCACCATTTTGTAA